The following proteins are encoded in a genomic region of Aliiroseovarius sp. F47248L:
- a CDS encoding TRAP transporter fused permease subunit: MSELKKNTYLEYPVTALSLAIIAVVFYVSVFGVFSDSYLRVGMLMAGGLLIILSSLKRSDGLADRGILVAAAVALSLSVYQYFRAAEEIETGLYFLTSTDMWMGLLGLLAVLELTRRSVGLVMALVAGVLLAYGAFGHMAPGFLRHAGISNEELMTVLWYSFDGVFGRPMATVVSTILIFIIFGALLELLAIDLVLVRLAMAATGRMRSGPAAAATVASGLFGTISGSAVANVVGTGVITIPLIKKRGFSARFAAAVESAASSGGQITPPIMGAVAFIMADVTSVPYLTICAAAAVPALLYYGGLFVAISSAARNMDLAEEPRPNISFSWRELVQMGIFVLALAGIVVTMVGGSSPAYAGFVGVALAAVLGFALRPDLLTNGKAWLKFIRSAGLISAQLVVIVGAVGIVIGVLNLTGVGLRFASLLSNLAETKLFLSLILMAVACLLLGMGMPTVPAYLIIVLVMGPSLQKLGVPIVHTHMFVLYFGVLSAITPPVALAAFAAAPIAGSSPMATALEASRLALPGFVIPFAFIYQPALLLGTGFDWTESVQAILFVLLSTILISRACYPRRGKTYMVPVGLGLAAALIFFGPTVSWIAAIAGLGLLYFDRLDLTSKETIS, translated from the coding sequence GTCTGTTTTCGGTGTGTTTTCGGATTCCTATCTACGCGTTGGAATGTTGATGGCCGGTGGCTTATTGATCATTCTGTCCAGCCTAAAGCGGTCTGACGGCCTAGCCGATCGCGGGATTTTGGTCGCTGCTGCAGTTGCTTTGTCTTTAAGTGTCTACCAGTATTTTCGTGCTGCTGAAGAAATCGAAACTGGGCTTTATTTTCTGACCTCAACCGACATGTGGATGGGTCTTCTTGGACTCCTCGCAGTGCTCGAACTGACTCGCCGATCGGTTGGCCTTGTAATGGCGCTTGTTGCTGGTGTCCTGCTTGCCTACGGAGCTTTCGGGCATATGGCGCCCGGGTTCCTTCGACATGCAGGGATATCCAACGAGGAACTGATGACCGTTCTGTGGTATTCCTTTGACGGTGTGTTTGGACGCCCTATGGCTACGGTTGTCTCCACCATCCTGATTTTCATTATCTTCGGCGCGCTTCTTGAACTGCTGGCAATCGATCTGGTGCTTGTGCGGCTGGCTATGGCTGCCACCGGACGGATGCGATCTGGCCCCGCGGCGGCGGCTACTGTGGCCAGTGGTTTATTCGGGACAATTTCCGGCAGCGCAGTGGCCAATGTCGTCGGCACCGGCGTCATCACCATTCCGCTGATCAAGAAACGTGGCTTCTCTGCCCGCTTCGCAGCAGCGGTCGAATCTGCTGCCTCCAGCGGTGGTCAGATCACCCCACCAATTATGGGGGCGGTCGCGTTCATCATGGCGGACGTCACAAGCGTTCCTTACTTGACGATCTGTGCCGCTGCCGCTGTTCCTGCCTTGCTTTACTACGGCGGTTTGTTCGTCGCGATTTCAAGCGCTGCGCGGAATATGGATCTGGCGGAAGAACCGCGTCCGAATATCTCGTTTAGCTGGCGTGAACTCGTGCAAATGGGGATATTCGTGCTGGCACTGGCGGGTATCGTGGTGACTATGGTTGGCGGCTCGTCGCCTGCCTATGCCGGGTTTGTCGGGGTCGCTCTCGCCGCAGTACTGGGCTTTGCTCTCCGTCCCGATTTGTTGACCAACGGGAAGGCCTGGTTGAAGTTCATCCGCTCAGCTGGACTGATCTCGGCGCAACTCGTGGTGATTGTCGGAGCTGTGGGGATCGTCATTGGCGTTTTAAACCTGACCGGCGTGGGGCTGCGTTTTGCCTCCTTGCTCTCAAACCTCGCAGAGACCAAACTTTTCCTTTCCCTGATCCTGATGGCTGTTGCCTGCCTTTTGCTTGGCATGGGGATGCCGACCGTTCCCGCCTATTTGATCATCGTTCTGGTAATGGGGCCTTCGCTGCAAAAACTTGGTGTTCCGATTGTCCATACCCACATGTTCGTGCTGTATTTCGGCGTTTTGTCAGCCATTACACCGCCCGTTGCTCTGGCGGCTTTTGCCGCCGCTCCAATCGCGGGGTCAAGCCCGATGGCTACGGCGCTTGAAGCCTCGCGGCTGGCGCTGCCGGGCTTTGTGATCCCGTTCGCATTCATCTATCAGCCAGCGCTGCTGCTGGGGACCGGATTTGACTGGACCGAGTCGGTGCAGGCAATCTTGTTCGTGCTACTCAGCACAATCCTGATCTCACGCGCCTGCTATCCACGCCGTGGCAAAACGTACATGGTGCCTGTCGGTTTAGGGCTGGCTGCCGCACTCATTTTCTTTGGGCCAACCGTCTCTTGGATCGCCGCAATCGCTGGATTGGGGCTGCTGTATTTCGACCGGCTGGACCTGACCTCAAAAGAAACGATCTCATAA
- a CDS encoding TAXI family TRAP transporter solute-binding subunit: MKTTNLDRRSFLAGTAAAATLSMLPRAAFAKDLLRMSTLGPGTSPNLVMTTFANIINRELPDYEIQINATGAATRHVLEVAMGKTAFCMSSPALHALMVNQRAMFEKIEQAPELAKKLRAVLNFPMGVYHIAVYESSGITSLDQAKGKRVFLGPPGGAAYATMSRLFEAVTGLKADEDYEAVKLGWDAAAASFQDGNLDIYCNPTNAPSPVLTQITVSNPIRFLGIPGDQLESDGVKALANRPGFGLATLPAGVYGDNQVNAEDTTTLGVTVGIVTNEDADEAMIYDMIKIFFAGVADMRESAPWLAAVTPEAAVKDLNMPLHPGALRALEELGVAIPDAARM, from the coding sequence ATGAAGACAACCAATCTTGACCGCCGCAGCTTTTTGGCCGGCACCGCTGCCGCTGCAACTCTTAGCATGCTGCCGCGAGCCGCCTTCGCCAAGGACCTGCTGCGTATGTCGACACTGGGGCCGGGCACCAGCCCGAACCTGGTCATGACCACCTTCGCCAACATCATCAATCGGGAGTTGCCTGACTACGAGATCCAGATCAACGCCACCGGCGCAGCCACTCGGCATGTTCTGGAAGTGGCAATGGGCAAAACTGCTTTCTGCATGTCCTCTCCTGCCCTGCATGCATTGATGGTCAACCAACGTGCGATGTTTGAAAAGATCGAGCAGGCGCCGGAACTAGCGAAAAAGCTGCGCGCTGTGCTGAACTTCCCGATGGGCGTCTATCACATCGCTGTCTATGAATCCTCGGGTATCACTTCGCTCGATCAGGCCAAGGGCAAACGGGTCTTCCTTGGGCCTCCCGGCGGCGCTGCCTATGCGACGATGTCACGTCTGTTCGAGGCAGTCACCGGCCTGAAAGCAGATGAAGACTACGAGGCGGTCAAGCTGGGTTGGGACGCCGCCGCTGCGTCGTTCCAGGACGGTAATCTGGATATCTACTGCAACCCGACCAACGCGCCCAGCCCGGTGCTGACTCAGATCACCGTGTCTAACCCAATCCGCTTTCTGGGCATTCCCGGCGACCAGTTGGAATCAGACGGCGTCAAAGCACTGGCAAACCGTCCCGGCTTTGGCCTCGCTACGTTGCCCGCAGGTGTCTACGGCGACAATCAGGTCAACGCCGAGGACACGACCACGCTGGGCGTGACCGTTGGCATTGTCACCAACGAAGATGCCGATGAGGCGATGATCTATGACATGATCAAGATTTTCTTCGCCGGCGTGGCAGACATGCGTGAAAGCGCACCGTGGCTTGCGGCTGTGACACCC